In Pararge aegeria chromosome 17, ilParAegt1.1, whole genome shotgun sequence, one genomic interval encodes:
- the LOC120631187 gene encoding uncharacterized protein LOC120631187 → MSPRCPVPPLQEVTLSLVARQLIHALSRVTSEEDVALPFAMVSSYYEIMGATNDIFQDILNLILNSEYLDPSIRYYTMKLLLKENVRTLSTGLFPCPYYRKVLELIAEQGRHLTSLNLKGVWVKDEQLSLLYQIIKNLTNLTALNIPYIANDEVLKFIGEHNKVLKLLDVSGETDITEIGIDAMLSGNPQLTQSLTVVNIGTYGEENIDHTDVALLIRKLPNLTNLGSYSYVGKALHYVHNNDCPPNFKTKLQYIHDVQTNIRTMKAITSLCPMIETIYIEEPDPGVLQMLKDLHYLNKIKLNKFQCHELHQLLDKVGYKIVTLMLSGAKGSFNFTRIAETCQNLESLEFYSIQTATHEEEVPFNKLEHIEIIEGNLSPSCLRYLMTGSPKLKKLIIGDEVKLDDQDMARMLRRYRFDNLEAIWFPNAPRLTVETVELLMETCPKLQNLGQLSGWRYTPDDMMLMRAVIASTNTDLILSPLGIFQQGI, encoded by the exons ATGTCGCCCAGATGTCCAGTTCCACCGTTGCAAGAAGTAACTTTATCGTTGGTAGCTAGACAATTAATCCATGCCTTGTCGAGAGTGACATCCGAGGAAGATGTCGCCCTGCCGTTTGCTATGGTGTCCTCTTACTACGAAATTATGGGTGCGACGAATGATATATTCCAAGATAtccttaatttaatattaaatagtgaATACCTCGATCCGTCTATCAGATATTATACGATGAAATTGCTTCTAAAGGAAAATGTCAGGACTCTATCTACAGGATTATTCCCGTGTCCCTATTACAGAAAAGTCCTTGAACTGATTGCGGAACAAGGTCGCCACCTCACTTCTCTTAATTTAAAAGGCGTGTGGGTTAAAGACGAGCAACTTTCGCTTTTGTATCAGATAATAAAGAATCTGACAAACTTGACTGCTCTAAATATACCTTACATAGCGAATGATGAAGTGCTGAAGTTTATTGGAGAACACAACAAAGTTTTGAAATTGCTCGACGTGTCTGGTGAAACTGATATCACTGAGATTGGCATCGATGCTATGTTATCGGGTAATCCGCAGCTTACTCAGAGTTTGACTGTTGTAAATATAGGAACgtacggtgaagaaaacataGACCATACAGACGTGGCACTTCTCATACGAAAACTGCCTAATCTTACTAACCTCGGAAGTTATTCGTATGTTGGGAAGGCATTGCACTATGTGCATAATAATGACTGTCCGCCTAATTTTAAAACGAAACTTCAGTACATTCATGATGTACAAACCAATATAAGAACAATGAAGGCTATAACAAGTTTATGCCCGATGATAGAAACAATTTATATAGAAGAACCAGACCCAGGTGTGCTCCAAATGTTGAAAGATCTTCACTACTTAAATAAGATTAAGTTAAACAAATTTCAGTGTCACGAATTACACCAGCTACTGGATAAAGTAGGCTACAAAATTGTGACACTCATGCTCTCTGGTGCCAAGGggtcttttaattttactagaATAGCAGAAACTTGCCAAAATTTGGAAAGTCTAGAATTCTACTCGATTCAGACTGCAACACATGAAGAAGAAGTGCCTTTTAATAAATTGGAGCATATTGAAATTATTGAAGGGAATTTATCACCATCTTGTTTGAGGTACCTCATGACAGGAAGTCCTAAGCTAAAAAAGTTGATCATCGGGGACGAAGTAAAATTAGATGATCAGGACATGGCAAG GATGCTACGTCGCTACAGATTCGATAACCTCGAGGCAATTTGGTTTCCAAACGCACCCCGATTGACTGTGGAAACTGTGGAGCTGTTAATGGAGACTTGTCCAAAGTTACAGAACCTCGGACAACTGAGCGGTTGGCGATACACGCCTGATGACATGATGTTGATGCGTGCGGTCATCGCCAGCACTAACACGGACCTGATTTTGTCACCACTCGGTATATTCCAGCAGGGAATCtaa